A genome region from Triticum aestivum cultivar Chinese Spring chromosome 2B, IWGSC CS RefSeq v2.1, whole genome shotgun sequence includes the following:
- the LOC123039975 gene encoding obtusifoliol 14-alpha demethylase-like yields MDGIKIHTAACFTIAFLFLATIISKIIAGITTIHLTRKGKRSPITLRLPQVVSGAPLMAALLTLVTPKKGLHAAIHELHMKMGSVFTVNLFGLKKVTFLVGPEVTPHFFKGSPSQIDFGDTAKIIVPVLGPGVLFGVDMATRNEQIRFCTKALTPARLRRDVHSMVCVVEDYFAKWGQNGTVDLKHELGHLIVLIANRCLLGNEIKGHNLEEVSRLLHELFENSFHMINLFFPHLPIPPHRRRDEARARLGEMLHEIVRSRRRISPARVMDNNDDSKYSDGRSMTEREIVGLLIAILFAGQHTSSSTSTWTGACLLSNKKYMTAAMEEQKKIIEQNGEPIDYTILSKMDTLRCCIKEALRLYSPTPLLLRHAHKSFAVQTRDRMEYEIPEGHALACSIAVSNKLPYIFKNPNVYDPCRFGLGREEDKTGGKFSDIYFGAGRYSCLGQDYAFMQIKVIWSYLLRNFELELISPFPELENDKILPGPRGEVMVTYRRRHRFHVEVKDNPSFLKK; encoded by the exons ATGGATGGGATCAAAATACACACGGCAGCATGCTTTACCATTGCATTTCTATTTCTCGCCACAATCATCTCCAAGATCATTGCAGGAATCACAACCATTCATCTTACGCGCAAAGGAAAAAGATCACCAATTACTCTGCGCCTGCCACAAGTCGTGAGTGGAGCTCCTCTAATGGCAGCCCTGCTCACACTTGTGACGCCCAAGAAGGGTTTACATGCTGCAATCCATGAACTACACATGAAGATGGGAAGTGTGTTCACAGTGAACCTTTTTGGGCTAAAGAAG GTGACATTTTTGGTTGGGCCAGAGGTCACTCCTCATTTCTTCAAGGGATCGCCATCTCAGATCGACTTCGGCGATACAGCTAAGATCATTGTGCCCGTCCTCGGTCCAGGAGTTCTGTTTGGTGTGGACATGGCTACCAGGAATGAGCAGATCCGATTTTGTACCAAGGCG CTAACACCGGCGAGGTTGCGAAGAGATGTTCATTCCATGGTTTGTGTAGTGGAG GACTACTTTGCGAAATGGGGACAAAATGGCACGGTTGATTTAAAGCATGAGCTTGGCCACCTAATCGTGTTGATCGCAAACAGATGCTTGCTTGGCAATGAGATCAAAGgccacaacttggaagaagtgtcgAGACTCCTCCATGAACTATTTGAAAACAGCTTCCACATGATCAACTTATTCTTCCCGCACCTCCCAATTCCGCCGCACCGCCGACGCGACGAAGCGCGTGCAAGGCTGGGAGAAATGCTCCATGAGATAGTCAGATCACGTAGAAGAATTAGCCCAGCCCGAGTCATGGACAACAATGATGACTCAAAGTACAGTGATGGCAGATCCATGACAGAGAGAGAGATCGTCGGGCTACTCATTGCCATCTTGTTCGCCGGGCAGCACACGAGCTCGAGTACCAGCACCTGGACAGGAGCTTGCCTGCTAAGCAATAAAAAGTACATGACAGCTGCCATGGAAGAGCAGAAGAAAATCATTGAGCAAAATGGAGAACCCATCGACTACACCATCTTGTCAAAGATGGATACCTTGCGTTGCTGTATCAAAGAGGCACTGAGGCTTTATTCTCCGACGCCATTATTACTTCGTCATGCACACAAGAGCTTCGCTGTGCAAACCAGAGATCGCATGGAATATGAGATCCCAGAAGGGCATGCTTTGGCGTGCTCCATAGCAGTAAGCAACAAGTTGCCTTACATATTTAAGAACCCTAATGTGTATGATCCGTGCCGGTTTGGCCTGGGGAGAGAGGAGGACAAAACCGGTGGCAAGTTTTCGGATATATACTTTGGTGCTGGAAGGTATTCTTGCTTGGGGCAGGATTATGCTTTCATGCAAATCAAGGTGATATGGAGCTATTTGCTGAGGAACTTTGAGCTCGAGTTGATCTCTCCTTTCCCTGAGCTAGAGAATGACAAAATATTACCAGGACCTAGGGGCGAAGTGATGGTTACTTACAGGAGAAG gcatcgcttTCATGTAGAGGTCAAGGAtaatccttcttttctaaaaaaatag